In one Sphingomonas sp. AP4-R1 genomic region, the following are encoded:
- a CDS encoding IS91 family transposase: MRASLEVADIFRAAGPPYRAAHAGHLSLDQLKVMSAIETCRTAVMGGHVEACTDCGHWRVAYNSCRNRHCPRCQGAAARTWLAERQADLLPVGYFHVVFTLPAEVADAAFQNKAAIYGLLFQAASETMTTIAADPKHLGARIGMTTVLHTWGSAMTHHPHIHMIVPGGGLSPDRSRWISSRPAFLLPVRVLGKLFRRLFLTRLMALHEGGQLGFYGSLAHLADRRAFLRHLAPVRKKRWVVYAKPPFAGPEAVLAYLSRYTHRVAISNSRLIRFDETGVTFRYKDYRRGDADRQQVMTLAADEFIRRFLLHVLPKGFHRIRHYGLLAGATRKAGLDTIRRLLGVAPASTDDVAVEPPDTCPPCPCCGGHMVIVETFERQRQPRAPPAPAMPPGIRAP; encoded by the coding sequence GTGCGCGCCTCTCTCGAGGTCGCTGACATCTTCCGCGCCGCCGGCCCTCCATACCGGGCCGCTCATGCCGGGCACCTGAGCCTCGACCAGCTCAAGGTAATGTCGGCGATAGAGACCTGCCGAACCGCCGTCATGGGCGGGCATGTCGAGGCCTGCACCGACTGCGGGCACTGGCGGGTCGCCTATAACAGCTGTCGTAACCGGCACTGTCCCAGGTGTCAGGGGGCAGCCGCACGCACCTGGCTCGCCGAGCGCCAGGCCGACCTGCTGCCGGTCGGCTACTTCCACGTCGTCTTCACGCTGCCGGCCGAGGTCGCCGACGCCGCCTTCCAGAACAAAGCCGCCATCTACGGCCTGCTGTTCCAGGCGGCGTCCGAGACGATGACCACCATCGCCGCCGACCCGAAGCATCTTGGCGCCCGCATCGGCATGACTACCGTGCTCCATACCTGGGGTTCGGCCATGACCCACCATCCGCACATCCACATGATAGTGCCCGGTGGTGGCCTCTCTCCAGACAGAAGCCGCTGGATATCCTCACGCCCGGCCTTCCTCCTGCCGGTGCGCGTGCTCGGCAAGCTGTTCCGCCGGTTGTTCCTGACCCGACTGATGGCGCTCCACGAGGGCGGCCAGCTCGGCTTCTACGGCAGCCTCGCCCATCTCGCCGACCGGCGTGCGTTTCTGCGCCACCTGGCACCGGTCAGGAAGAAGCGTTGGGTCGTCTACGCCAAGCCGCCCTTCGCTGGTCCCGAGGCGGTACTCGCCTATCTGTCGAGATACACCCACCGGGTTGCCATCTCGAACAGCCGCCTGATCCGCTTCGACGAGACCGGCGTCACGTTTCGCTACAAGGACTATCGCCGCGGCGACGCCGACCGCCAGCAGGTCATGACGCTTGCCGCCGACGAGTTCATTCGCCGCTTCCTGCTTCACGTCCTGCCCAAAGGTTTTCACCGCATCCGTCACTACGGCCTGCTCGCTGGCGCTACCCGCAAGGCCGGTCTCGACACCATACGCCGGCTGCTCGGCGTAGCGCCGGCGTCCACCGACGATGTCGCCGTGGAGCCGCCGGATACATGCCCTCCATGCCCCTGTTGCGGCGGGCACATGGTCATCGTCGAGACCTTCGAGCGCCAACGCCAGCCTCGCGCACCACCGGCGCCTGCAATGCCGCCCGGGATACGTGCGCCATGA
- a CDS encoding chemotaxis protein codes for MKLVIREYLASLKERDELDAVLPDLLTELGFTVYSRPARGTRQYGVDVAAVGPGQDGIRRVHLFSVKSGDLDRNEWNTASPQSLRPSLDEILDHYIASRIPPEYASLPIAICLTFGGAIDEQVRAEVTGYMTRNTTPKISFEEWNGDRLAQVILDGILREELLPAPQRSHLRKAVAMVEEPDIALDHFQKLLRALADQPGTTPAARLSQARLINICLWIVFVWAREAENVEAPYRASELALLEVWQLLKTDIARTSRAGEAASLVLNELAELHFLIWDALFEDKILPAAETRHAISTVVESHAALDINLKLFDLIGRLALRGLWLAWQLSPASGPVVFTNDYLNTLPALISDTTRATVNKIDRLIEAMMAIVSNNRALLSPIGDWQAIDIGLAFTLLACRPGAHGAIDQWAEELAKHSMFAFKAHGRYPITSSSYWDLVDHPSERSDAYRTASTEGSILYPLLAIWAAARGEQMLFDEIAKFSEDALAHCTFQTWLPDEDSEDNLYLNRDSHGAALAGIPVTEGTRDALDFILAEANTNKHYDQLTAVKLSHWPIVLTACRAHRLPVPPQVWRDLLPHICRPARRT; via the coding sequence ATGAAACTCGTCATTCGGGAATATCTTGCGTCGCTAAAGGAGCGCGACGAACTGGATGCGGTTCTGCCCGACCTACTGACCGAACTGGGATTCACGGTCTACTCGCGGCCGGCGCGTGGCACGCGCCAATATGGCGTCGATGTCGCCGCGGTCGGCCCCGGCCAGGATGGCATCAGGCGCGTGCATCTGTTCTCGGTCAAGTCGGGCGACCTTGACCGCAACGAATGGAATACGGCGAGCCCGCAAAGTCTCAGACCGTCGCTGGATGAGATTCTTGATCATTATATCGCGAGCCGCATCCCGCCCGAGTATGCGAGCCTCCCGATCGCGATCTGCCTGACCTTCGGTGGTGCGATCGACGAGCAGGTCCGCGCCGAGGTGACGGGTTATATGACCCGCAACACCACGCCCAAGATCAGCTTCGAGGAATGGAACGGTGATCGGCTGGCGCAGGTTATTCTCGACGGCATCTTGCGCGAGGAACTGCTGCCAGCACCGCAACGCAGTCATTTGCGCAAGGCCGTGGCGATGGTCGAGGAGCCCGACATCGCGCTCGACCATTTCCAGAAACTGCTACGCGCACTCGCCGACCAGCCCGGCACGACGCCCGCAGCCCGGCTCAGCCAGGCGCGGCTTATCAACATCTGTCTGTGGATAGTGTTTGTCTGGGCGCGCGAAGCCGAGAATGTCGAAGCGCCGTACCGGGCCAGCGAACTGGCGTTGCTCGAGGTATGGCAGCTGCTGAAGACCGACATCGCCAGGACTTCGAGAGCAGGCGAGGCCGCCAGCCTCGTCCTCAACGAACTGGCCGAGCTCCATTTCCTAATCTGGGACGCGCTGTTCGAAGATAAAATCCTGCCGGCGGCCGAGACCCGTCACGCGATCTCGACCGTGGTCGAAAGCCACGCCGCGCTCGACATCAACCTCAAGCTGTTCGATCTCATCGGCCGGCTGGCACTGCGCGGGCTGTGGCTGGCCTGGCAATTGTCGCCGGCGAGCGGCCCCGTCGTTTTCACCAACGACTATCTCAACACGCTCCCGGCCCTCATCAGCGACACCACCCGAGCGACCGTCAACAAGATCGACCGGCTGATCGAGGCGATGATGGCGATCGTCAGCAACAATCGCGCGTTACTCTCGCCGATTGGAGACTGGCAAGCGATCGACATTGGTCTCGCCTTCACGCTGCTCGCCTGCCGTCCCGGCGCGCACGGCGCGATCGATCAATGGGCCGAGGAACTCGCAAAGCACTCGATGTTCGCGTTCAAAGCGCATGGCCGCTACCCGATTACCAGCAGCTCCTATTGGGACCTAGTCGACCATCCGTCGGAGCGCAGCGACGCGTATCGCACCGCCTCTACCGAGGGCAGCATCCTCTATCCGCTGCTGGCAATTTGGGCGGCGGCGAGAGGCGAGCAGATGCTGTTCGACGAGATCGCAAAGTTCAGCGAGGACGCCCTTGCACATTGCACGTTCCAGACTTGGCTTCCCGACGAGGACAGCGAGGACAATCTCTATCTCAACCGCGACAGCCACGGGGCGGCGCTAGCCGGCATTCCAGTGACCGAGGGCACGCGCGACGCGCTCGATTTCATTCTCGCCGAGGCGAACACCAACAAGCATTACGACCAGCTCACGGCGGTGAAGCTCAGCCATTGGCCGATCGTGCTGACCGCTTGCCGTGCACATCGCTTGCCGGTGCCGCCGCAAGTCTGGCGCGACCTGCTGCCCCATATCTGCCGACCAGCCCGGAGGACTTAG
- a CDS encoding DNA polymerase, which produces MIDFVSKLLIFIKDFTGRGADCFYWFVHDRLVATNPVEIVAYPGPVVCHDFWMIRDLLYDTTGDLPAVVLDIDELRISISGNPDDRLNREKIDISAHLGPCGASEEVCSAYKRMFNRGIPFDAEIATKAAGAIARLYLTLCAQAAAKGETERFFSVEMPVYRLLQKAMSAGVTIKAADLSAKRREAEHDYFYCLKNYSAKHDMPLETPSRTSIERKLHALGFEFEGVSTRYVLEFVPHSEDFGGDTLALEEFDAAKRVLSSLTLAGGRTRPIVDVFGSRTSRILLRNPPLQSMSKKYRPIICAREGAELSYVDFDQFEVGIMAALSGDQQLATLYAAGDMYELFAGSHLGLTGNRKAAKQLFLSYAYGMSRKALVDAAVELGAERDKAKDAFRVFARYEEWKKEVCAEFQRTGRIATEMGNHYARSNSGALTGKERRSAVSQVIQGTGSLIFKKALLEMESLKDVTILLPMHDALLFEHRLSDTPSKVIAAFERVMTETLGNRIAGKASVGDFAPA; this is translated from the coding sequence ATGATTGATTTCGTTTCCAAGCTACTCATCTTTATCAAAGATTTCACCGGCAGAGGTGCCGACTGCTTCTATTGGTTCGTCCATGATCGGCTCGTGGCGACGAACCCTGTCGAGATCGTCGCCTATCCCGGTCCGGTGGTCTGTCACGACTTCTGGATGATCCGCGATCTGCTTTACGATACGACCGGCGATCTTCCAGCAGTCGTGCTGGACATTGACGAATTGCGGATCTCGATCAGCGGCAATCCCGACGACCGGCTCAATCGCGAGAAGATCGACATAAGCGCCCATCTCGGCCCCTGCGGAGCATCTGAGGAGGTTTGCTCAGCGTACAAAAGAATGTTCAATCGGGGTATCCCGTTCGATGCCGAAATCGCCACGAAGGCGGCGGGAGCGATCGCAAGGCTCTACCTGACACTCTGCGCCCAGGCCGCCGCGAAGGGCGAAACGGAGCGCTTTTTCAGCGTTGAAATGCCCGTCTACCGCCTGCTCCAGAAGGCAATGTCTGCGGGAGTAACGATTAAAGCGGCGGATCTGTCGGCCAAGCGCCGCGAGGCTGAGCACGACTACTTTTACTGTCTGAAAAACTATTCGGCCAAGCACGACATGCCGCTCGAGACCCCGTCACGGACATCAATCGAACGGAAACTTCACGCCTTGGGGTTCGAGTTTGAAGGCGTTTCCACGAGATACGTCCTGGAGTTTGTGCCCCATTCCGAAGATTTCGGAGGCGATACCCTCGCCCTTGAGGAGTTCGACGCCGCCAAGCGCGTGCTCTCCTCCTTGACCTTGGCTGGCGGGCGCACGCGCCCTATCGTGGACGTCTTCGGGTCTCGCACGTCGCGCATACTCTTGCGCAACCCGCCGCTCCAGAGCATGTCCAAGAAGTATCGCCCTATCATCTGCGCTCGCGAAGGCGCGGAGCTGAGCTACGTTGACTTCGATCAGTTCGAAGTGGGGATCATGGCTGCCCTCTCGGGCGATCAGCAACTCGCCACGCTGTACGCGGCTGGGGACATGTACGAACTGTTCGCGGGGAGCCATCTCGGGCTCACAGGCAACCGGAAGGCCGCCAAGCAGCTCTTCCTGTCATACGCCTATGGGATGAGCCGTAAGGCACTGGTGGATGCCGCCGTCGAACTGGGGGCCGAGCGCGATAAGGCTAAGGACGCCTTTCGGGTCTTCGCCCGATACGAGGAATGGAAAAAGGAGGTTTGCGCGGAGTTCCAGCGCACGGGACGGATCGCTACCGAGATGGGCAATCACTACGCCCGGAGCAACTCGGGCGCACTCACGGGCAAGGAGCGGCGTTCCGCGGTCAGCCAGGTCATTCAGGGCACTGGATCGCTGATCTTCAAAAAGGCGCTCCTCGAAATGGAGAGCCTGAAGGACGTCACCATTCTGCTTCCAATGCACGACGCGCTGTTGTTCGAGCACCGTCTCTCCGATACCCCATCAAAGGTGATCGCCGCGTTCGAGCGCGTGATGACGGAAACCTTGGGAAACCGGATCGCTGGAAAGGCGTCGGTCGGGGACTTCGCACCGGCTTGA
- a CDS encoding RNA-directed DNA polymerase: MSTDNKEEKDYFLTSAFWQNGQALGFPIQFDLVLKHLRQDMRDDWYFDCLQYDDLFNDSEEAKRIIVAMLQEWNGVYAGTRSVVRNIPKKGFGERYGLETDFFDRFVYQSICTFLIPYYDKLLGHRVLSYRYEPNPQNRKYLFKNKINRWFTFEGVTLTFVRSGKFLLVTDLSNFFENIAREQIVAGLEKVIPEIDATGPEKLQIRNAIATLDRLLERWTFSGSHGLPQNRDASSFLSNMLLASVDRAMAAKGYDYYRYVDDIRVIADSEVHARRALQDLIRLLRTVGLNINANKTAILSPETSQEDLTEFFPSQDSTTTAINQMWQSRSRRIVTRSVTYIFEILTKCIEAGETQSRSFRFAVNRVAQIVESGLFDVSDALSTSLLDTLSASLSDHAVTTDQYCRLISILDRGGRCLPALEAFLLAEDGAIHDWQNYNIWLLLGMRKHRSDGLVALADRKLQEDMKSGEAAAILIWLRCVGEKGLIERSIGGFEGLPYQNARYLLISSAVLDDDKLRPLYGKVPTALKATRDRAGRYDDEEGLPFAVRERPDILNLVDEISEYD, from the coding sequence GTGTCGACTGACAACAAGGAGGAGAAGGACTACTTTCTGACCTCCGCATTCTGGCAGAACGGTCAGGCACTTGGCTTTCCGATCCAGTTCGATCTGGTCCTCAAGCATCTCCGACAGGACATGCGCGACGACTGGTATTTCGACTGCCTCCAATACGACGATCTGTTCAACGATTCCGAGGAGGCGAAGCGGATCATCGTCGCAATGCTCCAGGAGTGGAACGGCGTATACGCGGGAACCCGCAGCGTAGTTCGTAACATCCCCAAAAAGGGCTTTGGCGAACGGTATGGACTGGAAACCGATTTCTTCGACCGGTTTGTCTACCAGTCGATCTGCACCTTTCTGATACCATACTATGACAAGCTGCTCGGTCATCGGGTGCTCAGCTACCGATACGAGCCCAATCCCCAGAACAGGAAGTATCTCTTCAAAAACAAGATCAATCGCTGGTTCACATTCGAAGGCGTTACGCTGACCTTCGTCCGCTCTGGCAAGTTCCTGCTGGTCACCGACCTCAGCAACTTCTTCGAGAATATCGCGCGCGAGCAGATCGTCGCAGGGCTCGAGAAAGTGATTCCGGAAATCGACGCGACCGGACCGGAGAAGCTGCAGATCAGGAATGCAATCGCAACCCTCGACAGGCTTCTCGAACGGTGGACGTTCAGCGGAAGCCATGGCCTGCCACAGAACCGGGACGCTTCATCGTTCCTTTCCAACATGCTCCTTGCCAGCGTCGATAGAGCGATGGCGGCAAAGGGGTATGACTATTACCGCTACGTCGACGACATCCGGGTCATCGCCGATAGCGAGGTCCATGCCCGACGTGCTCTGCAGGACCTCATCCGCCTCCTCCGGACGGTGGGACTAAACATCAACGCGAACAAAACGGCGATCCTGTCCCCCGAGACGTCGCAGGAGGACCTGACCGAATTCTTCCCGTCGCAGGACAGCACGACGACCGCGATCAACCAGATGTGGCAGTCGCGGAGTCGGCGGATCGTCACGCGGTCCGTAACCTACATCTTCGAAATCCTTACCAAGTGCATCGAAGCCGGAGAAACGCAGTCTCGCTCTTTCAGGTTCGCGGTCAACCGTGTCGCCCAGATTGTGGAATCCGGTCTGTTCGACGTTAGTGACGCCCTCTCTACCTCGCTCCTCGATACACTCTCGGCGTCACTCTCGGACCATGCCGTAACGACCGATCAATACTGCCGGCTCATATCAATCCTGGATCGCGGCGGGAGGTGCTTGCCCGCACTGGAGGCGTTCCTGCTGGCCGAAGACGGTGCCATCCACGATTGGCAGAACTACAACATCTGGCTGCTTCTCGGCATGCGCAAGCACCGATCTGACGGCCTCGTCGCTCTTGCCGACCGCAAACTTCAGGAGGACATGAAGTCAGGGGAGGCGGCAGCCATACTTATCTGGCTGCGATGTGTCGGCGAGAAGGGCCTGATCGAGAGAAGCATAGGTGGCTTCGAAGGCCTTCCGTATCAGAACGCCCGGTATCTGCTCATTTCGTCTGCAGTGCTGGACGACGACAAGCTGCGTCCGCTCTATGGAAAGGTGCCGACAGCACTGAAAGCGACTAGGGACCGGGCGGGCCGTTACGACGACGAGGAGGGGCTTCCCTTCGCTGTCCGCGAGCGACCAGACATCCTGAACCTTGTGGACGAGATCAGCGAATATGATTGA
- a CDS encoding 3'-5' exonuclease encodes MTDPTMEALAAQLEASGDYRVLRRLKVPPAGFVPMPHMKRAVFLDVETTGLDPNEDEIIELAMVPFWYEDSGRIAGVEIGGSALRQPQKLISADVTRLTGITPDMVAGKAIDFTAAAQFAGESLIVAHNAGFDRRFVERFCPQLVNNRWACSFSEIPWAAHGFESAKLSMIGLAHGFYYDGHRAVNDCYAGIEILSRGVPVGGPESAMKVLLSSANSRSWRCWADGAPFEKKDLLKARGYRWADGSDGRPKAWWIDLDEAGFHPEMAYLRSDIYGWSAQIRICELNALNRYSDRLNIITYAIPAG; translated from the coding sequence ATGACCGATCCGACGATGGAGGCGCTCGCCGCCCAGCTCGAGGCGAGCGGTGACTACCGGGTACTTCGCCGGCTAAAGGTGCCCCCCGCCGGCTTCGTGCCGATGCCACACATGAAGCGGGCCGTGTTCCTTGATGTCGAGACCACGGGACTGGATCCAAACGAGGACGAGATCATCGAACTCGCGATGGTGCCCTTCTGGTATGAGGACTCGGGCCGCATAGCCGGGGTTGAGATCGGAGGATCCGCCCTCCGCCAGCCACAGAAGCTGATCTCCGCCGATGTGACACGGCTGACCGGCATCACGCCTGATATGGTGGCGGGCAAGGCGATCGACTTCACGGCGGCCGCCCAGTTCGCTGGAGAAAGCCTTATCGTCGCGCACAATGCAGGGTTCGATCGGCGCTTCGTCGAGCGGTTCTGTCCACAGCTGGTGAACAACCGGTGGGCCTGCTCCTTCTCTGAGATTCCTTGGGCGGCCCATGGTTTTGAGAGCGCTAAGCTCAGCATGATCGGACTGGCACACGGTTTCTACTACGATGGTCACCGCGCGGTGAACGACTGCTACGCAGGCATCGAAATATTGAGCCGCGGCGTCCCGGTGGGAGGGCCGGAAAGCGCGATGAAGGTGCTTTTGTCATCGGCCAACTCGCGAAGCTGGCGGTGTTGGGCCGATGGAGCGCCATTCGAGAAGAAGGATCTGCTCAAGGCCCGTGGCTATCGGTGGGCCGATGGCAGCGACGGTAGGCCCAAGGCTTGGTGGATCGATCTCGACGAAGCGGGCTTCCACCCGGAGATGGCCTATCTGCGAAGCGACATCTATGGCTGGTCCGCCCAAATCCGCATTTGCGAGCTGAACGCGTTGAACCGGTACAGCGATCGCCTGAATATAATAACCTACGCCATACCGGCAGGCTAA
- a CDS encoding type I restriction endonuclease has translation MTTPPEADLEAHLSAQLPKIFPHIAPGEIDHQTRLVLRFGRNEIVVKGDTQWKKEGRADIILNHKGKPIAVVELKRAGVKLTRDDVDQGRNYARVLDDPAPLVVVTNGTNTWLIDAYTGEDLAGDSVEADQLQELFANASKIAAEKRQSAIEALLGTDSSVWAPAVQMASDKIIDRLSTRDGDIRKPFGRFHFLRQAAFTAVAAFDKGAKTFIIEGGPLTGKTNALKSFAVVTDEVDPKYAMLFVRASVAQSSLFERLADVLTLQLGWEIEAKDARSWLRRFASKADGPALVIAVDGVTKDSLIAKELESFAEAGFGDRLKFLVTTERSDDLLTSGRDASALSEDAFGIELGPLADNEFRAATTLLKKAGVGFDRGAELSRAHRLPWILRAEVSDVPEKIPYGREIRLPASVGVEIVWIARARLKGLTEIQRPLRDLARALVSSTNRKSAELTLGQIGGFIIPIDDLDQIGRAAMDVLVRDGWAREYRHAGGEDVLITTVPKFFMAELCDVVSRELEGRLGDPADAAAWLSDVCSGLFLGDVIGAQAIVDCTQRLGYFPRLVIEHLLEDRPEVRKMGAALIALALRDGSLLYLNMDDDGGITPSDKNGVAIGETMKSDPAEGLGQTYGGLTSWAMLAQLTRVPMASGSKWYDRVDLALLLELGTCPFPLVHVSNDPLDVMVHDLGEHGETLAREHALADPITMSMRHLFAREWRDLDDFLSVMLAESSAVLLVRAHNALHALEGSSDPDLSAWAEKMLSDTILPEIEKLLKRPAHAEAVSENKKLE, from the coding sequence ATGACGACACCGCCTGAAGCCGATCTTGAAGCCCACCTCAGCGCTCAGCTCCCGAAGATTTTTCCACATATCGCGCCTGGCGAGATTGACCATCAGACCAGACTCGTTCTGCGCTTCGGCCGGAACGAGATCGTGGTGAAGGGTGACACGCAGTGGAAGAAGGAGGGGCGTGCCGACATCATCCTCAACCACAAGGGCAAGCCGATCGCGGTTGTCGAGCTCAAGCGCGCAGGTGTGAAGCTGACCCGCGACGACGTGGATCAGGGTAGAAACTACGCGCGGGTCCTCGACGACCCGGCGCCGCTCGTGGTCGTCACCAACGGCACCAATACCTGGTTGATCGACGCCTACACAGGCGAGGATCTCGCTGGAGACAGCGTCGAGGCCGACCAGCTCCAGGAACTGTTCGCCAACGCATCGAAGATCGCGGCGGAGAAACGTCAATCGGCGATCGAGGCGCTTCTCGGGACGGACTCGTCCGTCTGGGCGCCCGCAGTGCAGATGGCGTCCGACAAGATCATCGACAGGCTGAGCACCCGGGACGGCGACATCCGAAAGCCGTTCGGCCGCTTTCACTTTCTGAGACAGGCGGCCTTCACGGCGGTCGCCGCGTTCGACAAGGGAGCGAAGACGTTCATCATCGAAGGGGGGCCTCTAACCGGCAAGACGAACGCGCTCAAATCCTTCGCGGTCGTGACGGACGAGGTCGATCCGAAATACGCGATGCTGTTCGTCAGGGCATCGGTGGCGCAGTCGAGCCTCTTCGAGCGGCTGGCCGACGTGCTAACGCTGCAGCTCGGCTGGGAGATCGAGGCGAAGGATGCGCGATCGTGGCTCCGCCGGTTTGCATCCAAGGCCGACGGTCCAGCACTCGTGATCGCTGTAGATGGTGTCACCAAGGACTCGCTAATCGCAAAGGAGCTCGAGAGCTTCGCGGAAGCTGGGTTCGGTGACCGGCTGAAGTTCCTGGTTACGACGGAGAGGTCGGACGATCTGCTGACGTCGGGCCGTGACGCTTCGGCGCTCAGCGAGGATGCCTTCGGGATCGAGCTGGGACCTTTGGCCGACAACGAATTTCGCGCAGCGACGACTTTGCTGAAGAAGGCAGGTGTCGGCTTCGACCGGGGGGCGGAGCTTTCTCGAGCGCACCGCCTACCTTGGATATTGCGAGCCGAGGTCAGCGATGTCCCTGAGAAGATTCCCTACGGTCGTGAGATCAGGCTTCCAGCGTCGGTCGGCGTCGAGATCGTCTGGATCGCCCGCGCGCGGCTTAAGGGGCTCACCGAGATTCAGCGGCCTCTTCGAGATCTGGCGAGAGCTCTGGTCAGCAGCACGAATCGTAAGTCTGCGGAACTGACTCTTGGCCAGATTGGAGGCTTCATCATTCCGATCGACGATCTCGATCAGATTGGTCGGGCCGCGATGGACGTGCTGGTTCGAGATGGTTGGGCCCGGGAATACCGCCACGCGGGTGGCGAAGACGTGTTGATCACCACCGTGCCTAAGTTCTTCATGGCCGAGCTTTGCGACGTAGTCTCACGCGAACTAGAGGGCAGACTCGGCGATCCCGCCGACGCTGCGGCGTGGCTGTCCGACGTGTGCTCGGGTCTCTTCCTCGGTGACGTCATCGGCGCGCAGGCGATCGTCGATTGCACCCAAAGACTAGGCTATTTCCCACGGCTGGTGATCGAGCATCTGCTCGAGGACCGCCCAGAGGTTCGCAAGATGGGTGCGGCATTGATCGCGCTCGCCCTTCGCGACGGCAGTCTGCTCTATCTGAACATGGACGATGACGGTGGTATTACGCCGAGCGATAAGAACGGGGTCGCTATCGGCGAGACGATGAAGTCCGATCCCGCCGAAGGTCTCGGTCAGACATACGGCGGTCTCACGTCGTGGGCGATGCTCGCGCAGTTGACCCGAGTTCCAATGGCGTCAGGGTCCAAGTGGTATGATCGTGTCGATCTCGCGTTGCTGCTCGAGCTCGGGACTTGCCCGTTCCCGCTCGTGCACGTGAGCAACGATCCATTGGACGTGATGGTGCACGATCTTGGTGAGCACGGCGAGACGCTGGCTCGCGAGCATGCCTTGGCGGACCCGATTACCATGTCGATGCGGCATTTGTTCGCGCGTGAATGGCGAGATCTGGACGACTTCCTCTCGGTGATGCTGGCGGAGAGCAGCGCGGTCCTGCTGGTTCGCGCCCACAACGCGCTGCATGCCTTGGAGGGAAGCTCCGATCCAGATCTCTCCGCGTGGGCCGAAAAAATGCTATCCGACACCATTCTTCCAGAAATCGAAAAACTGCTGAAGAGACCGGCGCACGCAGAGGCGGTTTCAGAGAACAAGAAGCTGGAATAG
- a CDS encoding DUF4238 domain-containing protein yields the protein MGEPRDHHVVPQFLLRNFALDEARTKIATVAKEGDRAIWKERSIRGLGYERDFYVHMEDGRPVSVETDINRRIETPISQSDTWAKIASGRSDLLDRDDRPILYALVRHLEARTPHYLQTGDELAEMAVDPNSDMEFSDEEREMYAFLRANPDFRKQMFNAMTLRQFAFDYDRSIIMVARSPVRLRTTTTPAFAAPMEPHPAMDLPLPGMKAFQRVLMVDPHTMVSVIVGDFGGAFANVEMEPNIARGINRTVAGQFTKFPMVRHMVTDRTDLIEDMTWAPYDLVTDTPEKVVFRRRPGK from the coding sequence ATGGGGGAGCCCCGCGACCATCATGTTGTCCCGCAGTTCCTGCTGCGGAACTTCGCGCTCGACGAAGCCCGCACGAAGATCGCCACGGTGGCCAAGGAGGGCGACCGCGCGATCTGGAAGGAGCGCTCGATCCGGGGCCTCGGATACGAGCGCGATTTCTACGTGCACATGGAGGATGGGAGGCCGGTTTCGGTCGAGACCGACATAAACCGGAGGATCGAGACGCCAATAAGCCAGAGCGACACCTGGGCCAAGATTGCCTCCGGACGATCCGATCTCCTCGATCGGGACGACCGACCGATCCTCTACGCGCTCGTGCGGCACCTCGAGGCACGCACGCCGCACTATCTGCAGACGGGCGACGAGCTCGCGGAGATGGCGGTCGACCCGAACTCGGACATGGAGTTCAGCGACGAGGAGCGAGAGATGTATGCGTTTCTTCGGGCGAACCCGGACTTCAGGAAGCAGATGTTCAACGCGATGACGCTGCGGCAGTTCGCTTTCGACTACGATCGATCGATCATCATGGTCGCGAGGTCACCGGTCCGGCTTCGCACGACCACGACGCCAGCCTTCGCCGCACCGATGGAGCCGCATCCGGCGATGGATCTGCCGCTCCCGGGAATGAAGGCGTTCCAGCGCGTCCTCATGGTTGATCCGCATACGATGGTCTCGGTGATCGTCGGGGATTTCGGCGGCGCCTTCGCCAACGTCGAGATGGAGCCGAATATCGCCCGGGGCATCAACAGGACCGTGGCGGGGCAGTTCACCAAGTTCCCGATGGTGCGTCACATGGTGACGGATCGGACCGATCTCATCGAGGATATGACCTGGGCGCCCTATGATCTGGTCACGGACACGCCCGAGAAGGTGGTGTTCAGGCGTCGGCCCGGTAAATGA